Genomic segment of Jaculus jaculus isolate mJacJac1 chromosome 6, mJacJac1.mat.Y.cur, whole genome shotgun sequence:
tgagtaatcaagcATTtcaacagaaagctgtcttgatttggggacctcctaggtctctctgattaacaggtcaatgtgggtagcaaccaatctctggtattgggagttataggccagaggcagaaataaattttcttttaagcttaggcttaaTCCCACCCTCCCTAGGGCCCCACTTTTCAGGTACTCACTGCTGCTCAGTGTTTGCACCTCAGATATTTAAGctccaaagaacccaagttcaactaAATCTAAACCCTCGCTTCACTTCCCCTAGCCCAGTGACACTAGCTTCTTTCAGCAGATACGATATTTAATACTGTTTAAGCCGTTTAGCTCTCAAATATCcagttaacttttttatttatttattttttgtgctgCTAGGgacagaacctgagtccttgttCATTCTAAGCAAGTTCCTTAcaatgagctacatcccagccttaGGTTACCAAATCTTTACACCAAAAATGTTCTGTTGAAATAACTGATGTGATTCCTGATAAGATTTTAATTGATACCaaagttttaaaatgatattccaaattCTGTTTGTACCTTTGTTCCAATCTTCATCCTCAGAAACAGACATCACTTACTGTTGCAAAGCTTAAAGGGCGCAAATGCATTACAGCTATTGAAGAAAATGTGCCGTGTGAATAGAACTTGTGAGGATATCTCCACACATGTTACATCATTTGGTGCTTTCTTCCTGCATTCATCCAATAAGGTTTCATTAAGTAACTATTATTTAATAAGGCACAGTGCCAGATACTAAGAATACAGAAATTAAACCAGAGCTATAGAGACAACTCATAGATACTAGCAATAGGCACTTTTTCAAGTACACGATGGaagttctttcatattttttatttttatttacttctttgagagtgagaaagagatagagagagagagagagagtgagaagggcttccagccgctgcaaacacactcctaatgcatgtgccaccttatgtatatggcttacataggtcctggggaatcaaacctgagtcctttggctttataagcaagttctttgactgttgagccatctctctagcccaatatactctttttttaaggaatctttcttttttttaatttttaaatttttattaacattttccatgattataaaaaaaatatcccatggtaattccctccctcccccctgacactttcccctttaaggAACCTTTCTGAAACCTCAAGTAAAACacagagaagccaggcgtggtggcacatgcctttaatcccagcactcaggaggcagaggtaggagaattgctgtgagtttgaggccacccggagactacatagtgaattccaggtcagcctgagctagagtgagaccatacctagaaaacacaaaaactaaaataaataaaatttagaaaccaCAGAGAAGGCAATAAACTATTTGTTGCattcgggttcacattgctgatagaaatcacctaaccaagagcagcttgtgggaaaaggggttttattttggcttataggctcaagggggaagctccatgatggcagagaaaacaatgacatgagcagaggatggacatcaccccctggccaacataaggtagaccatagcaacaggagagtgtgccaaacactggcacggggaaactggctataacaaccataacccacccccaacaatagactgcctccaggaggctttaatttccaattgataACAGcttgggagactagcattcagaatacctaagtttatgggagacacctgaatcaaaccaccacactatttaAAATGACAGAAACTCACTTTCCATCGACTAGATTTAAGatgcctctatctatctatctatctatctatctatctatctatctatctatatatatatatgcaggttGTTATATTTACCTATTAAATAATATAGCAGGGAATGGGACAGTCCCATCCCTCAGCCAGCACTCAgtacaagactttttttttttttttaggtacagtctcactctagcccaggctgacctggaattcactatatagtctcactgtggccttgaacttataatgatcctcctacctctgcctcccaagtgctgggattaaaggcatgcaccaccacacctgtctcaaGACAACCACTATAACGAAGAATTAAGAagtagaatatatttattttaaaatgttaaaacaatCAATAATGACAGCAAAGCATTGTTCCCTCAGGAGAACTTATATGCAATGATCCCTACAAAACCTctaacaggctgggtgtggtggcgcacgcctttaatcccagcactcgggaggcagaggtagtaggatcgccgtgagttcaaggccaccctgagactacagagtgaattccaggtcagcctggaccagagtgagaccctatcttgaaaaacaaaacaaaaataaataaataaataaaaacctctaACAGGCAGGGCAAGTGTCACaattgtatgcatgcatgtgcgtgcgtgcgtgtgtgtggcgTGAGGCTGtggtgtgtgctgtatgcatagGTATATGTATGTGCCAATGAGGTAACCTGTAGGCTTGCCTGAGCAGACGCATTTGCCTGCCATAGCCAGGACACAATGATAGGTGTCCCTCTCCATCACCCATCCTCATTTCAGTCAGAGTTTCTTACTGATACCAGAGCTATCcaggtgttgtgttttgttttgttttgttttgttttgcaagctCTGGCTATTTTccagtttcccccccccccctccttcccccccacagggctggggtttCAGACCAGCTTGGCCATATCCAGCTGCTAATGTGGAACCAGGGGATCAATTTCGAGTGATCTCTCAGGCTTCCTCTGGCCCTCGTGCCTGCACAAGAATttctcttaactgctgatccacctcTCCATAAATTGTCATTTATTGGATGAATAAACCAACGTTCACAAAAGACAGCCAGCGGATAGCATACCTGGGCTCAGGGCTCTGGCTTTTCAGACCTAGCTTCCAATCCTACAGCGGCGCAGCCCCTTCCGCAGAGCCCCCATCACCTCCCGGTTCCTCAAGCTATAAATGAGAGGGTTCAGCATGGGAGTAAGGACCGTGTAAAAGAGGGAGACAACTTTGTCATGGCTCGGGGTCCGGTATCGCCTTGGCCTCAGGTAGATGAACATGGCTGCCACGTAGAAGAGAGAAACAGCTGTCAGGTGGGAGGAACAGGTGGCCAGAGCCTTTTGTCGGGCCTGAGCAGAGTTCATGCGGAGCACAGCGCCCAGGATGCGAGCGTAGGAGGCCACGATGATGGAGAAGGGGAGGAGCAGCATGAAGACGCAGCAAGCAAAGAGCAGAGTATCAAAAAGGGACGTGTCTGCACAGGCCAGTTTGAGCAAAGCTGGCACCTCACAGAAGAAGTGATCCACATACCTCGAGCCACAGTACGGTAAGCTTATTGCAGCCACCATCTGAATCATTCCATCCAGGATCCCAAAAGCCCAGGAGCTCCCAGCAATCTGGAGACAGACTCTTTGACTCATCAGGGCGGGATAATGAAGTGGGTGAGTAATGGCCACATAGCGGTCATAAGCCATGAGGCCCAGCAGGAGCCCCTCAGACCCCACAAGGGAGACAAAAAGTCCAATTTGTATACCACAGCCCACAAAGGAGATGGATTTACTGCCAGACAGGAAGTTGACCACCATCTTCGGCACAATGGTGCAGACCAGCATGAGGTCCATGAGGGAGAGCTGactgaggaagaagtacatgggcgTGTGAAGCCGGGGGTCTGCGTAgatgaggaggatgaggagaacATTCCCACAGAGGGCCACCATGAAGACCACCATAACTGCAGAAAAGAGGACAAGGTCAGTCTGGCTATGGGAGAAGATGCCCAAGAGGATGAATCCATCTATGGACGACTGGTTCAGCCATACTGCCATAACTTGGTCATTCACAGTCACCTGCAAACGAGCACAGAAAAATATTCTGAGACCAAGTAATGTGTATTTATCTGTGAATTCTTCCTCAGTCAGATGTGTGATTCATTGGTTAAATAGCATAGGTTTTGAGACGTGTATGATTCGCATGATCTTTGCTAGTTCACATAGTTTTACTACATATCTGTATTTTTATGTATCCATACCAAGAAGAAGAGAAGCTAATTTTTATGGGACACACATGGTACTGGCTCTTTAGAGGTGGACTCACATGGACATAGTAAACCATCTTTAACCTTACTTTGGCTATTTTTTGTACAAGAGAAAGCTCATATGTTATAATAAGGAAGTAGAATGAAGACTTGGAATGTTCATTAATCTTTTTCCTTTTGTACGTTTTTAAAATGGATCTTATTCTGAAGCCCAGAATGGCTTGAGGATttactaggtagcccaggctgaccttgtaatcatggcattctttctgcttcaacttcacaagtgttggaattacagatatattaaaagaaggaggggaagaagaagaggaggaggaagaaggggaagggaagagactgGTAATAAGATAACaataagagagaggggcagatagagaaacagagacagaatgcatgcaccagggcctctagcaactgcaaatgaactccagacacatgtacaaccttatgcaatactttatgtgtgtgctgggggatcaaacctgtgttcttagaccttgcaagtaagtgctttaaccactcaaccatctttccagcctgtatcCTGTTTTATTTGTATGAATTCATGTGTTGCTTTCCTGGTAGAAGCTATGTTATGTCCCCAGATACTACTTGCATTCATAAGAAAAccaggctctgggctggagagatggcttagcggttaagcgcttgcctgtgaagcctaaggaccctggttcgaggctcggttccccaggtcccacgttagccagatgcacaagggggcgcacgtgtctggagttcgtttgcagaggctggaagccctggcgtgcccattctctctttctccctctatctgtctttctctctgtgtctgtcactctcaaataaataaataaataatttttttaaaagatatgaaaaaaagaaagccaggctctGAAAACAGTACTGATATATGTATTATAATGTCATTAAAGGTTTTTATTGAGTAATAACTCAATTTTTCCTGTTATCATTCATGTTCTTTCATCTTGCCTTGTCAGACAATGTTTGCCCATGCAATGACTGTTTCAATTCCTAGAAACAGCAACGTAAGACAGGCAAGCTGCTTTCTCCATATAATATTCATTGAAGACAAAGAGAGGCCCTATGACCTACACCAGCCCTCTCCTCCTTGCTCCCTTCTCAGTCATTCTTGTCCTCTGTCTTCCTGCTGTGGGTTATTCTTCAGCTCAGGGAGCCATAGCTGAGCCCAATCAAGacagcaaaagagaaaataaaaagatgaataagatattgaagaaggaaagaagaaagggtgtgAATCAAAAGAAAACTACGACAAGAAAGGGCAGAGAGACATGCATAACACTAGAAGATAAATACACCCCTTTAAGAaagaagggggggctggagagatggcttagcggttaaacgcttgcctgtgaaatctaaggaccccagttcgaggctcaattccccagaacccatgttagccagatgcacaagggggcgcacgcgtctggagttcgtttgcagtggctagaggccctggtgcacccattctctctctctctctctctctatctatctatctgcttctttatctctctgtatgttgctttcaaataaataaataaaaattaagaaaataatttgttaaaaaagaaagaagggggaaagcCAATCAATGGGAGAGACAATAAGAGGAAGATAAATGGCTGATAGAGATAATAATGTAGAAATGAACCAATATCTACTAAGAGCTGCCAAGAAGAGAGAGTGATGTTGCAGAGGATTGACCCTTGTTCATTTTTGTATGGGTTCCCTTGTGAAAGCAAACAATTCTACAGATCTGCCCTTTGGTGGAGTTTCTCACTTCAAAATAATCTCATCTTCCTTCTGTTTCCATTCATTGGTCAAGAGGGGTTAGAAAGTGAGCTGTCcctgtaactctgacattctttctcagTTCAGCCTGTTAGCCAGGCTGCGGATGCCCATGGCACTGTCTGTTTGTGGACCACTCTAGTGCAGATAGAGTGGGGCTCAGACAAACAAACGCCTCCTCTTATCAAGAAGGgggaaagagccaggtgtggtggcacacacctttaatcccagcacttggagaggtagaggtagctggatcactgtgaattcgaggccagcctgagattacagtgtgagttccagggcagcctaggctagagtgagaccctacctaggaaaaaagaagaagaagggaaaaagaggaaagataCTTAGTCAATGATATTATGGTTGGAGGAGCGTCAGAGCCAGCCTCTGTGAATTTGGACTCACCCCTGATGCCTGCACGCGTTCCACAATGCACTTGTCTCTCACCTCACTTGCAGAATTACTTCCGACTGCCCACATCCGCACAGATACTTAACACAGACGCGGAGCAAGGAAGTTGACTCCCATGTCTCCCAAGAGAACTTACCAATGCTGGCCCTGGAGCCATAGCTCCCAAGCGTACAATTAGAGACCCAAAGGGACAAGAGCATGGCCAGTGGGGACACAGTGATGAAACCCGACAGGAAAGGCCATAGGATCTTAACAGGAATGCAAAGAAACTTTTCTGGGGTTTGACCACCCCTCCAAGTCAGCACTTTCCCTATGACCCCCAGAGAGCTATGGTGTCTCCCCGTGTGGCTGTCCCCTGAGCCCTCCCTGTAATCACAGTCCTCGTCTGAGTGAGATGGAGAAGAGCAGTGGGGTATTGAATCAGAAATGGCAACAGAGCACTATTGGGAGAGAAGGAACAACACCAATACTCACAAAATAGTACGTGGGCTGCCTCCATCCCGTCACTGCCAGACATTACTAAAAAGTCCACACCCTTCAGCATCTGTTGTGAGGGATCTACAGTTATTCCTGATGTCCTGCTACAGGCATGGACAGCTCTCCCTTTAACTCGCAAGAGTGTCCCAGGCTGAATAATGCATTCTTATTGTCAATTCTTTAGCTATGTGCCCTAAGGATGCAAGTCTGCTTTTTAAATGATATAGTCATTGGACATCACCAACTCATCTTTTCCTTCTGGAtattattttatagatttttcactttattttcatGATGTGAATAGAACCCGTTTTAGCTGCTGTGAAAAGCTCCTGGGAGCTTCACTTGGAGGCTAATGCCATGAAGAAAGATTTAGTCAGAAGGTTGAGGGAAGAGTGATGTGGTAGGAGTCacaggaagaagagacagagggaactAAGCCTTCGGTCACACTGGTACAAAGAACACCAAACTagctttttattttacctttcaatttttaaattttattttattatttatttatttatttgaaagagagtgggagagggaaagagacaggtagagagagaatgggtgtgtcatggcctccagccaagaccaatgaactccagatgcatgcaccaccctgtgcatctggcttatgtgggtactggggagttgaacctggctccattggctttgcaggcaacaacattaaccgataagccatctcaagccttatatttgaattattttatatgtgtttatttatgtatttaagagagaggaaaaaaaaaacagagggggagagacagacagacaataggaatgccagggcctccagccactcaaactccagatgcatgcactaccttgtgcatctgacttacatgggtactggggaatcaaacctgggtccttaggttttacaggcaagcaccttaactgctaaaccacttctccagcctcaATCTAGCTTTTTAAAGCAATTAtctattttttaacaatttcacGCAAGCATATAATGTAACCATATTCACcttccattatcttctcttgtcctCCCATTCCTGCTAGAATCCTGCTTCCTCCCAACTAGCCAAACTAGCTTTGAGAGAAGGGCAGTGTGAACACTGAACTCAACCCTAACCCCACCCCACCATGAAGGACCCACTGATTAATAACTAGCTTTGAGAGAAGGGAAGTATCGATGGTGAGCTCAACCCAAACCCTCTCACCTTGAAGGACCCACTGATTAATAACAAGCTTAGGACTATGGGTGAAAAATTAGGAAACATCCATGATGGGATGTCAAGGGGTCCAGAGGTAGTCATTGAGAGGTCAAAAAAGGAATGACCAGGTCACATCCAGAAGAAAGCACTCCACAGCACTCCTGTGCATGTGCTAGCTCTTACACTCTCTCTACCCTCTCTTTTGCTATGTTCCATGAAACTCAGAGATGGTGATATAAATGTGTCATTTAGCActaagcactcaacagtcacataTTCACAGCACTTTGATAAGCTTTGTgtacccagtggtcactgccagcTACAAAAAcaaacttctctgaccaaaggtgaggtCATCACTAATCTATAGTTATAAATATAAAGgagagcaatttgatgggcacaacataaccatttagccaaacaacagttgAAGCTTCCTTCCTAAGGCCTATGACGTCCTTAGCCATAGGCCTTTGactgttttcagtaccaggcatgaatcccTCCTATAGAGCTCCAAATCCAATTTGAGAGCAGGTGGTTACCCCATACCAGCCATGTcactgttgcaccagtgggcacatcttgcctggctggttgatgaTGTAACATGTAGGGTCACCACTGGGTCACACTATTGCTGACTTTTCCCTCTCAGCAGCCTTCATAGTACCATCAACACTGGCCAGCAGAGAAGAAGCTTCCAGCTTAGTGCTAACTTGATTTCTGTATTTCCCCTGACAGAATTTCTCCTCAACAGTTCTTCACTTGAGGAAATACCAAATGAAAGCAGCAGATGATGAGATGTAGACAAGCAGCACTGTCCACATCCGCACAAATCTGGAAGAAAGCTTCGCATCCATGGCTACAGAGACAGGTGAGAGGCATGAAAAGTTGAGAGTGCCGCAGCAAACAATGAGGGACCAGGTGAAATCTAGAACCATGGAACCTTAGACAGATTTACCAAGAAAAAACAGACCTGAACTCAGAGCACTGAAGCAAGTGGTAGGAAAGGAGAGAATACTCCATGCTCTgggaccattaaaaaaaaaaagaagaagaagaagaagaagctgggcatggtagcacatgccttttatccctccttgtaggaggattgccatgagttcaaggccaccctgagacattgttaattacaggtcaggctggaccagagtgagacccctacctcaataaataaataaataaatgcatgtaattgtttaaaatttaggctggagagattgcttagtggttaagggttaagcacttgcctgtgcagcctaaggaccttggttcaaggctctatttcccaggacccacgtaagccagatgcacaagggggtgcatgcgtctggagtttgtctgcagtggctggaagccctggtgggcccattctctctctatctgcctctttctctttctctctgtctgttgctctcaaataaatagataaaaataaacaagagaaagagaatacacAGAATCCACAGTGTTAAAACAAACCATTAGACAGGAGATCTGCTGGCTTACAGAGAAGTAGACACTGGAAAAGAGACCTATTGTGCCACTATCTCATAGGCTGGGGTTGAGAAAGAAGCCAGTCTCAAGAGAAGCTCTATGATAAACCACTCTGCTGGGGAGGAGATAGAAAATTCAGCACCATTATGTCTCCATACCCCCAAGTCCCCACTCCACCCTCTACTGACTGAGTGAGCAATGACTCTGCAATCCACCCTATACATGATAGGCGAGCTGTTATAAACACAAACGCACGGTGCAATTAGCCTTGGGCCAAAACTACTCACTTATGGAAAAGCAGCCTGAATTCTGGAAAGAGGAGGTACATATGAGTACCTGTGTCTCCCTCTAAGCCCCAGACATTTAAATATGCAgaggagccgggagtggtggcacacgcctttaatcctagcactcgggaggcagaggtaggaggatccccgtgaatttgaggccaccctgagactacatagtgaatttcaggtcagcctgggctagagtgagaccctacctcaaaaaaaaaaaaaaaatagacagatgAAAAGCATGACCAGTCTGTATGCCTAGGTCTGCTAAGGACTGGAGAAACACACCAGGCAAGAGGAGACATTTGGGGGAATCAAGCTAACCAGGAAACGCAGATGGAAGACTACACACAGTCCATTCTGATCCAACCTGTTAGAAACCCAGAGAAACCTATGGAGTGAGCTGCAGAAGAAAATTCATGAAGTAAGAGACCCCTCCTCTATCCCAGCAAGGAATAAATATTGACTTGTGTTACACTACtcattgaatttttaatttccaCTCTTGTGTTTTtatggtttaattttttatttccattttagctTCCTTGATTTGGTGTTAGGAttgttctgtctctttctgcacCTGTTCTATTGCATTCTCTCCATTATTTCTCCTACCTTAAATCTACATATTATTCCTCTAATTTCTACCTTACTTCCTCTTTTTCATCTTTCCTGcacctctttttattattattttatttttgagagagagaatgggtgtgccagggcctttcagatgctgtgaatgaactccagacacatggccttTTTAtgagcatgtgtgacattgcacacttgcttcatttttgcatctggcttatgtgggacctggagattcgaacaagcattcttatgtcacaggtaagcaccttaactgctaagccatcactgcagtcCCAGTCCCTCTTCATATTACTTGTTACTTATAACATAATTCATATATAAACATCTtcagctttaatatttttaaaactagtttATTATATCATATCATGGATGCAAAAAACCCTTTATAAAATACCtgcaaatcaaattcaacaacacattagaAAGATTATAGGCCATGATTAAGTTGGCTTCTTTCCAGGATTGCAAGAATGGTTTTAATATATGCAAGTAGAGTATCAGGAAGAAGATCTTATTAATTGTTTTCATTCTATATGTATTTCTCAGTTCACCAATTTTCTCTTCATCTGTGTCTAAATTGCTCCCAAATCCATCTATTGAGTTCTGAGCTTAGCTTGTTATATCCTCCTCAGCTCTGGACTTATATTTGTTTTATAGGTTAATACTGTCTGGTGAAATTatctatattattttttcttgaaagagaaataaaaagttattttaattcaATAAATGATGGTTTTAACATCTGGATCTCCTTTGAATTACTTCCTCTTTTTCATACCATCATGCAATTATAAAAATCAatgccaccaggcatggtggtgcatgcctttaatctcaggactcaggaggcagaggtaggagggtaggaggattgctgtgagtttgaggccatcctgagactacatagtgaattccaggtcagcctaggctagggtccTCATAccagacactaccttgaaaaaaaaaaaatcaatacccaAAACATGTTGATTCTGAGTCAATGCACCTAATAAAGTATTTTCACACAGATACCCAGTATAACTTACCACTTCCTAGTGCCAGATCTCTTCCAATTGCAActcatcttgtttttaaaaagcaaagatttGATTACATCACTTCCTTGCTTGGAGTCCACTGATGGCCCTGTGTTCTTCAGGATAAATTTAAATTCCTTAGTATTATCCAATAAACAAATCTTATACTGCTCCATGCTTACCTTTCCAGTTTCAACCCCCATCTCATTCAAAGTACTGCAGTAGGAAATAATGTCTCACATATCATTTTTACACTCATAGCATCTTTTACTATTGAAAAAAAagctcaagctggagagattgcttagtggttaaaggtacttgcttgcaaagcctgacagcctgggtttgattctccacatataaagccaggtgcacaaagtggcacgtgcatctggagcttgtttgcaatggcaagaggccctagaactcactcttgtgcgctctctctctctctctctctctctctctctctcactctctctctctctctctccctcttcctttgtctctcaaacaataataaaatactccccttctttccttcagcCACCTGTCTTCAGACCAAGAAGATATGAGAAAGACTTCTGAGAAAGCTTGCCTGACACCTA
This window contains:
- the LOC101600335 gene encoding olfactory receptor 56, whose protein sequence is MAVWLNQSSIDGFILLGIFSHSQTDLVLFSAVMVVFMVALCGNVLLILLIYADPRLHTPMYFFLSQLSLMDLMLVCTIVPKMVVNFLSGSKSISFVGCGIQIGLFVSLVGSEGLLLGLMAYDRYVAITHPLHYPALMSQRVCLQIAGSSWAFGILDGMIQMVAAISLPYCGSRYVDHFFCEVPALLKLACADTSLFDTLLFACCVFMLLLPFSIIVASYARILGAVLRMNSAQARQKALATCSSHLTAVSLFYVAAMFIYLRPRRYRTPSHDKVVSLFYTVLTPMLNPLIYSLRNREVMGALRKGLRRCRIGS